In Maridesulfovibrio frigidus DSM 17176, a genomic segment contains:
- a CDS encoding PAS domain-containing hybrid sensor histidine kinase/response regulator, with protein sequence MLKIATSATYWILIAIWTFVLFFYVSRIKESKKHSKLINILLIVLTIDAFRTLFESLYFGAWYTSLSGMLPKIIGEVLMEPEFVFIPKIINVIAGLLIVRIILFYWIPEEHKERARIKSKTDTLEQQVAKRTEELVKANELLRQSEERQRALFSSVSDPVLVADRNTGILVECNAAAENFFGKSREQLIGMPQHILHPPKTSTTKSGDEYFRKSVATPGLLENIPLLAKGDQIRIASVRTSCFDIHDQELILGVFHDVTEKIQGEDALKNSESRFRRAIEQAPFPIMIHADDGHVLSLSRAWTELSGYSLDDIPTVYDWTQKAYGSRTKEIKAYIDTLYITDERRDEGEFVVNCSNGTRKVWYFFSVPLGSLSDERRTVLSMAFDLTIRKDLEGELLQAKEFAESANQAKSEFLANMSHEIRTPLNGVLGMLQLMEMTYLDEEQTEYVSNAINSTHRLTRLLTDILDISRVEAGRMPISNVTLDLDEILIQLEELFLPLSRQTGVDLITQLDPLIPTPILGDSIRLQQVLNNLVGNAFKFTEDGNITVDAYPLPSPSPDKFRVLFSVSDNGHGIPDDKMETLFKPFTQVSSGFARTHEGAGLGLSICKNLVSLMGGSMFMDSEVGVGTTVYFTIVFDLFKEEVLTLGLSPVEDMGGIPSFEKLHILVVEDELINSLVAATLLSKNGAKVTAVENGHKALEALRHSKFDLVLMDVQMPVMNGIEATKAIRNGDTGAENKGIPIVAMTAFAMLGDREKILKAGMDGYLEKPLELAMLENVIYEVMRDS encoded by the coding sequence ATGCTCAAGATAGCCACCTCAGCAACGTACTGGATTTTGATTGCGATTTGGACATTTGTCTTATTTTTTTATGTTTCCAGGATTAAAGAATCTAAGAAACACAGCAAGTTAATAAATATACTATTAATAGTTCTTACAATCGATGCATTTAGGACTCTGTTTGAGAGTTTATATTTTGGAGCATGGTATACTTCTCTCTCTGGGATGTTACCGAAGATCATCGGCGAAGTGCTCATGGAGCCTGAGTTTGTTTTCATACCAAAGATTATAAATGTAATTGCCGGTCTTTTGATCGTAAGAATAATATTATTCTATTGGATTCCAGAAGAACATAAAGAAAGAGCAAGAATTAAATCGAAGACCGACACGCTCGAGCAGCAGGTAGCAAAGCGTACGGAAGAGCTGGTAAAAGCCAATGAATTGCTCCGCCAAAGTGAAGAACGTCAGCGGGCTTTGTTCTCCTCCGTGAGTGATCCCGTCTTGGTCGCTGATCGAAATACGGGCATATTAGTGGAGTGTAATGCGGCTGCAGAAAACTTTTTTGGTAAAAGTAGGGAACAGCTAATTGGTATGCCTCAGCATATTCTGCACCCACCTAAAACATCCACGACCAAAAGCGGGGACGAGTATTTTCGTAAATCCGTAGCGACGCCGGGCCTCCTAGAAAATATCCCTTTATTGGCTAAGGGTGATCAGATTCGAATCGCATCGGTGCGAACCAGTTGTTTCGATATACACGATCAGGAGCTAATTCTGGGTGTATTTCATGATGTAACGGAAAAGATTCAGGGTGAAGATGCTTTGAAAAATAGTGAATCGCGTTTTAGGCGGGCCATTGAGCAAGCTCCGTTCCCAATTATGATTCATGCAGATGACGGTCACGTTCTCTCTCTCAGTCGGGCTTGGACAGAGCTTTCGGGTTATTCTCTTGATGATATTCCAACCGTTTATGATTGGACACAAAAGGCGTACGGTTCAAGAACTAAAGAAATCAAAGCGTACATTGATACTCTATACATAACGGATGAACGTAGAGACGAAGGCGAATTTGTTGTTAATTGTAGCAACGGCACTAGAAAGGTTTGGTATTTTTTCTCAGTACCGCTTGGGTCACTCTCAGATGAGCGTAGAACTGTTTTAAGTATGGCTTTTGACCTTACGATTCGTAAGGATTTGGAGGGGGAACTTCTTCAGGCAAAAGAATTTGCTGAATCAGCCAATCAGGCCAAATCCGAATTCCTTGCAAACATGAGCCATGAGATACGAACTCCATTAAATGGAGTACTCGGTATGCTCCAACTTATGGAGATGACTTACTTGGATGAAGAACAGACCGAGTATGTAAGTAATGCCATCAATTCCACTCATCGGTTAACTCGCTTACTTACGGATATTTTGGACATATCCCGCGTGGAAGCAGGGCGAATGCCAATATCTAATGTCACGCTGGATCTAGACGAAATTTTAATTCAATTGGAAGAACTATTCTTACCCCTTTCCAGACAGACTGGAGTTGATCTAATTACTCAGCTTGACCCGCTCATACCCACCCCGATACTCGGGGACTCGATTAGGCTTCAACAGGTTTTAAACAACTTGGTGGGTAACGCTTTTAAGTTCACCGAAGATGGCAATATCACCGTGGATGCATACCCGCTGCCATCTCCCTCGCCAGACAAGTTTAGAGTGTTATTCTCAGTTTCCGATAATGGGCATGGCATTCCAGATGATAAAATGGAAACTCTATTTAAACCTTTTACTCAAGTTAGTTCGGGATTCGCCAGAACGCATGAGGGTGCGGGTTTGGGATTGTCCATTTGTAAGAACCTAGTGAGTCTTATGGGTGGAAGTATGTTTATGGATAGTGAAGTCGGCGTAGGTACAACAGTATATTTTACTATAGTATTTGATCTTTTTAAGGAGGAGGTCTTAACCCTTGGTCTGAGTCCTGTTGAGGATATGGGCGGGATTCCAAGTTTTGAAAAACTGCACATTCTTGTGGTGGAAGATGAGCTTATTAATAGTCTTGTGGCGGCCACACTTTTGAGTAAAAATGGAGCTAAGGTAACTGCCGTTGAGAATGGACACAAAGCCTTAGAGGCATTGCGCCATAGTAAGTTTGACTTAGTGCTAATGGACGTGCAGATGCCTGTAATGAATGGCATAGAAGCAACTAAAGCAATTCGTAACGGCGATACCGGAGCGGAAAATAAAGGTATTCCAATTGTCGCTATGACAGCATTTGCTATGTTGGGAGATCGTGAAAAAATATTGAAAGCAGGTATGGACGGTTACCTCGAGAAACCTTTGGAATTGGCAATGCTTGAAAATGTTATTTATGAGGTAATGAGAGACTCTTAA
- a CDS encoding radical SAM protein, whose protein sequence is MLQESKYQNVCCHVCENECRISQGSIGRCGRYENENGIISEIYQDKYLIVCPIKIETMPMLNFHPGGRFLQLSTVGCNFDCPGCISTVIVREMNPESKALQPLSPEQVIDKAIQNDCKGIAFLMNDPLAAFETFISVATLAKSKGLLVGCSSNGYFSLESVKRILPVIDFINIGIKGLSEKDYRACSGFKGFAPVLRNIKMLHEAGVHIELACIHKKYNGPELLELCSVIKKISAKIPMQVMRFIPLEGADPEQEPLIRETESFSQKMREFLDYVYVFNSPGTKELDSCCSKCGETVVHRDFYGPMGARLLKISATNLQDIKCPKCEHSSGICGKAEVTDFRENDFQGGYPFTRALEIVESILIAIGAENKSEVVHVWEHLLCNNKMQDLHHGIQRVDKYLDLIRSFGSLIYREKAANELVSYLEDKTALVKLACSNQPHRPRVYYVMGKPQFCIKGERFENNLVEICNGISVNKEIEISGRPGMTIDQEIVEKLNPEIIFISAFISNSPTDFYNECVDKNIRIDAVRNKRIHTAPIPSSDFGGPRWILGLMNIANEMYKGAFAFDISKEAEAFHNRFYGGIFNLEDVNRSFGKPDSTWTWGAHSIRD, encoded by the coding sequence ATGTTACAGGAATCTAAATATCAAAATGTGTGTTGTCATGTGTGTGAAAATGAATGCAGAATTTCTCAAGGTAGTATTGGCCGCTGCGGACGTTATGAAAACGAAAATGGTATAATATCAGAAATTTACCAGGACAAGTATCTTATTGTTTGCCCGATTAAAATAGAGACTATGCCCATGCTTAACTTCCATCCTGGCGGAAGATTTCTTCAACTTAGCACTGTCGGTTGTAACTTTGATTGTCCGGGATGCATTTCCACTGTCATTGTTAGGGAAATGAACCCGGAAAGCAAAGCCCTTCAGCCTTTATCGCCTGAACAAGTTATCGATAAGGCTATCCAAAATGATTGCAAAGGCATTGCATTTCTGATGAATGATCCCTTGGCTGCATTTGAGACTTTTATTTCCGTTGCGACTTTAGCCAAGTCAAAGGGGTTACTAGTCGGTTGTTCTTCAAACGGTTATTTTTCATTGGAATCCGTGAAGCGTATTTTACCTGTTATCGATTTTATCAATATCGGTATAAAAGGCCTGTCGGAAAAAGATTACCGCGCGTGTTCTGGATTCAAGGGATTCGCGCCTGTCCTGCGAAATATTAAAATGCTGCATGAGGCAGGAGTTCATATCGAGCTTGCTTGTATTCATAAGAAATACAATGGGCCGGAACTGCTTGAGTTGTGCTCTGTTATCAAAAAGATTTCTGCTAAGATTCCCATGCAGGTGATGCGCTTTATTCCTTTGGAAGGGGCTGATCCAGAACAAGAACCTTTGATTAGAGAAACGGAAAGTTTCAGTCAAAAAATGAGAGAATTTTTAGATTATGTTTACGTATTCAATTCACCTGGAACAAAAGAATTAGACAGTTGTTGTTCTAAGTGTGGAGAAACGGTTGTTCATAGAGATTTTTACGGGCCGATGGGTGCAAGGCTATTAAAAATATCTGCAACCAATCTACAGGATATAAAATGTCCAAAATGCGAACACTCCTCGGGTATTTGTGGCAAAGCAGAGGTTACGGATTTCAGGGAAAATGATTTTCAGGGAGGCTACCCTTTTACTCGTGCTCTTGAAATAGTTGAATCTATTTTGATTGCTATAGGTGCTGAAAATAAGTCGGAAGTTGTTCATGTCTGGGAGCATTTGCTGTGCAACAATAAGATGCAGGATCTTCATCATGGTATTCAGCGGGTTGATAAATATCTGGATCTGATCAGGTCTTTTGGCTCACTTATATATCGTGAAAAAGCGGCAAATGAACTGGTCAGTTACCTTGAAGATAAAACCGCTCTTGTAAAACTTGCCTGTTCCAATCAGCCACACCGACCACGAGTTTACTATGTAATGGGTAAGCCACAATTTTGTATTAAAGGGGAGCGTTTTGAAAATAATTTGGTTGAAATATGTAACGGTATAAGCGTTAATAAAGAAATTGAAATATCAGGCCGCCCGGGTATGACTATTGATCAAGAAATAGTTGAAAAATTGAATCCTGAAATAATATTTATTTCAGCCTTTATTTCTAATTCGCCAACGGATTTTTATAATGAATGTGTAGATAAAAATATCCGCATTGACGCTGTTCGCAATAAGCGGATTCACACTGCGCCAATCCCTAGTAGTGATTTTGGTGGTCCCAGATGGATACTAGGGTTGATGAATATTGCCAATGAGATGTATAAAGGAGCCTTCGCTTTTGATATCAGTAAAGAGGCAGAGGCATTCCATAATCGTTTTTATGGAGGAATATTTAATTTGGAAGATGTAAACAGATCCTTCGGTAAGCCTGATAGTACTTGGACGTGGGGGGCGCATAGTATTAGGGATTAA
- a CDS encoding DUF4301 family protein produces the protein MSTEKEFRETEKKLQDIIGSSVPARVLADQFMRLKKGFQPTVLKRACKPSDGILTLSDELKAQLLGSYEIAASEGRFTKFVPSSGAATRMFKFLLEFLKTGHKNFDSATDCDESHLEMGRTFIRSLSSFAFYDDLKDALKRDNMSLDELLNQGDHRTILEYLLTEKGLNFSYFSKGMIPFHDAEDGSRTPYAEHIAEAIEYVKDKDGKIRIHFTISPTRKEATEKHIAEILSKLPKFNFDITYSEQCRKTDTIAVDLNNEIFRTDDNKVLFRPAGHGALLVNLNELNADLVYLKNIDNVVPDNFRADTIEYKKFIGGLLVQLQSQTFDCINRLSNPGLTELEVAVTALFAVSKLYMTLPDNFGSMPLYGKADYLISRLDKPIRVCGMVKNQGEPGGGPFWIVGTDGSVSPQIVEKSQVDMNDPDQVEILKSSTHFNPVDIVCGLRNYRGEQFDLMKYTDPETGFISYKSKQGRDLKALELPGLWNGSMADWITVFVEVPLSTFSPVKTVNDLLKDEHQNS, from the coding sequence ATGTCGACTGAAAAAGAATTCCGTGAAACAGAAAAAAAGTTACAGGATATAATAGGTAGTAGTGTTCCTGCCCGTGTATTGGCTGATCAGTTTATGCGCCTTAAAAAGGGGTTTCAGCCTACTGTTTTAAAGAGGGCTTGTAAGCCAAGCGACGGTATTCTTACTTTATCTGATGAATTGAAGGCTCAATTGCTAGGGAGCTATGAAATAGCCGCGAGCGAAGGTCGTTTCACCAAGTTTGTTCCTTCTTCCGGCGCAGCTACTCGTATGTTTAAATTTCTGCTTGAATTCTTAAAAACAGGACATAAAAATTTTGATTCGGCCACTGATTGTGATGAATCTCACCTTGAAATGGGCCGGACCTTTATCCGTTCACTCTCTAGTTTTGCATTTTATGACGACTTAAAAGATGCACTTAAGCGCGATAACATGAGCCTTGATGAATTGCTTAATCAGGGGGATCATCGCACTATTTTGGAATATTTGCTCACGGAAAAAGGACTCAATTTTTCATATTTTTCAAAAGGGATGATTCCTTTTCATGATGCTGAAGATGGTTCTCGCACTCCTTATGCAGAACATATAGCTGAGGCAATTGAGTATGTGAAAGATAAGGATGGAAAGATTCGTATCCACTTCACGATTTCTCCGACTCGTAAAGAAGCTACTGAAAAACATATTGCGGAAATTTTAAGTAAATTACCAAAATTTAATTTTGATATCACCTATTCTGAGCAATGTCGTAAGACAGATACCATTGCGGTTGATTTAAATAATGAAATCTTCAGGACCGATGACAATAAAGTCCTTTTTAGACCTGCAGGTCACGGCGCTTTGCTTGTAAATTTGAATGAGCTGAATGCTGATCTGGTTTATCTGAAAAACATAGATAATGTGGTCCCAGATAATTTTAGAGCCGATACTATTGAGTATAAAAAGTTCATTGGTGGTCTTTTAGTACAACTTCAAAGTCAAACTTTCGATTGCATTAACAGATTGAGTAATCCGGGTTTAACAGAGTTGGAAGTGGCGGTTACGGCCCTTTTTGCAGTTTCAAAATTGTATATGACATTGCCTGATAATTTTGGCTCAATGCCGCTTTACGGCAAAGCTGATTACTTGATTTCAAGGTTAGATAAGCCTATCAGGGTTTGCGGAATGGTTAAAAATCAGGGCGAGCCGGGCGGAGGTCCATTTTGGATTGTTGGAACCGACGGTTCTGTTTCTCCTCAGATAGTTGAAAAAAGTCAGGTTGATATGAATGATCCTGATCAGGTTGAAATATTAAAATCTTCAACACATTTCAACCCAGTTGATATTGTTTGCGGGCTGCGCAATTATCGCGGAGAGCAATTTGATCTGATGAAATATACTGACCCTGAAACTGGATTCATTTCGTATAAGTCCAAACAAGGGCGAGATCTTAAAGCTTTAGAGCTGCCAGGGCTTTGGAATGGGTCAATGGCGGATTGGATCACTGTCTTTGTTGAGGTTCCTCTCAGCACTTTTTCACCAGTGAAAACCGTTAATGATTTGTTAAAGGATGAGCATCAAAATTCGTAG
- a CDS encoding glycosyltransferase family 4 protein, which translates to MKVLHIISQTPDFTGSGKYVLEMIDQSKKQGHENFLVAGTASNYSLPAHVLSPEHCRFIRFGQDLAFPIVGMSDVMPYSSTVCSHLTPEQIELYKAAFRREIRHVVEQFSPDIIHTNHLWMASAVTREAAPDIPMVTTCHGTCLRQHQLCPELGKSLIDSLSKIDRVIALFQDQKVEIQKLLGLNASKVDIISGGFNQNNFYFEKKQTSPQTVQILYAGKINVSKGVPWLLKSLGKISNERFHLHLVGGGSGSEMQSCLELAESLGDKVTVHGILSHEKLGALMRESHLFVMPSFFEGLPLVLLEAMACGCRIITTDLPGCKQLFHHRHRTMVRMVELPELMTIDQPYSEDEVVLEDMLSSLIVQVIKEVQQGSEPDMEYIHFITEPYTWEKIFAKVERVYQNAVTENKSFAL; encoded by the coding sequence ATGAAGGTTCTACACATCATCAGCCAGACCCCGGACTTTACGGGTAGTGGTAAATATGTTCTTGAAATGATTGATCAAAGCAAAAAGCAAGGACATGAAAACTTTCTTGTTGCCGGAACAGCCAGTAATTATTCCTTACCCGCCCATGTTCTCAGTCCTGAGCATTGTCGCTTCATCCGATTCGGTCAGGATTTAGCATTTCCCATTGTCGGTATGAGTGACGTAATGCCCTATTCCAGCACCGTATGTTCCCACCTGACGCCAGAACAGATCGAGTTATATAAAGCTGCATTCCGTCGGGAAATAAGACACGTCGTAGAACAATTTTCTCCCGATATTATTCATACTAACCATTTGTGGATGGCATCAGCTGTCACGCGGGAAGCAGCACCTGACATTCCAATGGTCACAACTTGTCACGGCACTTGCCTCCGGCAACACCAGCTGTGTCCAGAACTAGGAAAATCACTCATAGATTCGCTGTCAAAAATAGACAGGGTTATTGCGCTATTTCAGGATCAAAAGGTAGAGATACAAAAACTACTTGGACTTAATGCCAGCAAGGTTGACATAATTAGCGGCGGATTCAATCAGAACAATTTTTATTTTGAAAAGAAACAAACATCTCCACAGACAGTTCAGATTCTGTATGCAGGCAAAATAAACGTCAGCAAGGGCGTTCCGTGGCTCCTTAAGAGTCTTGGTAAAATTAGCAATGAGCGCTTCCATCTCCATCTGGTAGGAGGAGGTAGCGGGTCGGAAATGCAGAGTTGTTTGGAACTAGCAGAATCCTTGGGCGACAAAGTCACGGTGCATGGGATACTCTCTCATGAAAAACTTGGAGCTTTGATGCGCGAGTCCCATCTCTTTGTGATGCCTTCATTTTTCGAAGGGCTACCTTTAGTCTTATTGGAAGCAATGGCTTGCGGATGCAGAATTATCACCACGGACCTGCCGGGTTGCAAACAGCTATTTCACCATCGCCACCGGACCATGGTCCGCATGGTCGAGCTACCTGAGCTTATGACCATAGACCAGCCTTATTCTGAAGACGAAGTGGTGCTAGAAGATATGCTGTCGTCACTTATCGTTCAGGTAATCAAGGAAGTGCAGCAAGGATCGGAGCCAGATATGGAATATATCCATTTCATTACCGAACCGTACACATGGGAAAAAATATTCGCTAAAGTAGAAAGAGTTTATCAGAATGCAGTGACTGAAAACAAGAGTTTCGCTCTCTAG
- a CDS encoding protein phosphatase 2C domain-containing protein translates to MQIESIYEKGTGVINEDFHFINGSIFGVLDGATSLTPVTYEKGLTGGFLASNIAGEIFQKNDDSLLTLAEEANFAICEAMLERGVNVDEKGHLWCASAAVVRLEGDTLEWVQIGDSLVLVIYDDGTHEIVCDKSEQDIETLKQWKAIADTTHHPIATAMKDQIFKVRSQMNVAYGVLSGEKDALSFLSYGKKQIKNISNILIFTDGLFLPKSDPESGEDFHLLAELFLEGGLSRVRDYIRQIEETDIACRIYPRFKTHDDIAAISITL, encoded by the coding sequence ATGCAGATTGAGTCCATATATGAGAAAGGCACCGGAGTCATAAATGAAGACTTTCATTTTATAAATGGAAGTATTTTTGGTGTGCTTGATGGCGCTACTAGTCTTACACCCGTAACATATGAAAAGGGGCTGACTGGTGGTTTTCTTGCTTCAAATATCGCCGGTGAAATCTTCCAAAAAAATGACGATTCACTTCTGACACTTGCTGAAGAAGCTAATTTTGCCATCTGTGAAGCGATGCTTGAGCGTGGCGTCAATGTTGATGAAAAGGGTCATTTATGGTGCGCCAGTGCAGCCGTAGTCAGGCTTGAAGGAGACACTCTTGAATGGGTGCAAATCGGAGATAGTCTTGTTCTCGTAATATATGATGATGGCACACACGAAATAGTTTGTGACAAATCTGAGCAAGACATTGAAACGCTTAAGCAATGGAAAGCTATTGCAGATACAACACACCATCCAATTGCAACGGCTATGAAAGATCAGATTTTCAAAGTCAGGTCACAAATGAATGTTGCATACGGGGTGCTGAGCGGGGAGAAAGATGCTCTTTCTTTTCTTAGTTACGGTAAGAAACAAATAAAGAATATAAGCAACATTCTCATTTTCACTGATGGATTATTTCTACCTAAGAGTGACCCTGAAAGCGGGGAAGATTTTCATTTATTAGCCGAGCTTTTTCTAGAGGGCGGACTTTCACGTGTCCGGGACTACATCAGGCAGATTGAAGAAACTGATATTGCGTGCCGAATATATCCGCGCTTTAAAACTCACGACGATATTGCTGCAATTTCCATCACTCTTTAA
- a CDS encoding methyl-accepting chemotaxis protein, with translation MNFKSIKTKIIIMAACCLVVSVAALISLQIVDQNKTQAFVTAEVDTLIEHATKSNLLGIAKSEAGVIQSKLEVNLDTARAIASAFKTLRSNPQVTSSIDLRTVFSDILLTVLKDNDEFLGAYSAWEPNGLDNNDALYAGVKGTSHDDTGRFVPYWNRDESGKIARQALVEFDSNAKHPNGIRKGGWYQSPRETGRENILDPFPYIIQGKQEWLTTMSVPLKIDGKFYGVAGTDLRLNFVQKLCENVAKDVYNGKATVKVVSNLGIIVADSSNPGNVGKPIDQTDSLHADKIKSNAKKGETFVDLGTSGGLVQVMAPIALARTGTPWAVLIEVDRDVVYAGAISLNKVMMASASESYTTALLTGGGIVLLACLVLWFLAGGLVAPIKKSVAYAESVAGGDFDQTLDIKQADEVGVLAEALKKMVENLKIKIVEAEEKSKSAEQEAERANVAVAEANEAKEQASRAERDGKLQAAGELEEVVSIVTSASEQLAAQIDESSRSTEVQYSQISETATAMEEMNATVLEVAENASNSAETANLTKDKAQAGSKVVAHVLTSMEDLQGLALQLKEDVATLGKDAQGIGQVMEVISDIADQTNLLALNAAIEAARAGEAGRGFAVVADEVRKLAEKTMTATQEVGNAISDIQKGTRTNIDHVENAVEKIDETAKLSAESGEALDAIVNFVDETSTQVHSIATASEEQSAASEEINRALTQIAEISSETKVAMGESAQAVEEMSRQSQILQNLITQMKS, from the coding sequence ATGAATTTCAAATCGATAAAAACTAAAATTATAATCATGGCTGCATGTTGCCTTGTTGTGTCCGTTGCAGCTTTGATAAGTCTTCAAATTGTGGATCAGAATAAAACCCAAGCTTTTGTTACCGCTGAAGTTGATACACTTATTGAACATGCAACCAAGTCAAACTTACTTGGAATCGCTAAATCCGAAGCTGGAGTGATTCAATCAAAGCTTGAAGTTAACCTTGACACTGCCCGCGCTATTGCCAGTGCATTTAAGACCTTACGTTCAAACCCGCAGGTCACAAGTAGCATTGATTTAAGAACTGTTTTTAGTGACATCCTCCTGACTGTACTTAAAGATAATGATGAATTTCTCGGAGCATACAGTGCATGGGAGCCTAATGGCTTAGATAACAACGATGCGTTATACGCAGGCGTTAAAGGCACTAGCCATGATGATACAGGGCGCTTTGTACCTTACTGGAATAGAGATGAAAGCGGCAAAATAGCCCGCCAAGCACTTGTTGAATTCGATTCAAACGCCAAACATCCCAACGGAATAAGGAAAGGCGGATGGTATCAGTCACCAAGAGAAACCGGACGTGAAAACATTCTCGACCCTTTCCCTTATATAATTCAGGGAAAGCAAGAATGGCTTACCACAATGTCCGTCCCTCTCAAGATAGATGGAAAATTTTATGGGGTTGCAGGAACAGACCTACGACTCAATTTTGTTCAAAAACTTTGCGAAAATGTAGCTAAAGATGTTTACAACGGTAAAGCAACTGTCAAAGTGGTAAGTAATCTCGGCATAATTGTAGCAGATAGCTCCAATCCCGGAAATGTGGGAAAGCCGATTGATCAAACTGATTCCCTTCATGCCGATAAAATTAAGTCCAATGCTAAAAAAGGCGAAACATTTGTCGACCTAGGTACGTCAGGCGGGCTTGTTCAAGTAATGGCTCCTATTGCTCTTGCAAGAACAGGTACACCATGGGCGGTCTTGATTGAAGTTGACCGCGACGTAGTTTATGCAGGTGCTATTTCGCTAAATAAGGTTATGATGGCAAGTGCTTCAGAAAGTTATACCACCGCACTTCTTACTGGTGGTGGAATCGTATTGCTTGCATGTCTTGTTCTTTGGTTCCTTGCTGGAGGCCTTGTAGCCCCTATTAAAAAATCAGTTGCTTATGCGGAAAGCGTCGCCGGTGGTGACTTTGATCAGACGTTAGACATTAAGCAGGCTGATGAAGTCGGAGTGCTGGCTGAAGCTCTTAAGAAAATGGTTGAGAATCTCAAGATAAAAATTGTTGAAGCAGAAGAGAAAAGTAAATCAGCGGAACAAGAAGCTGAAAGAGCAAATGTTGCTGTTGCTGAAGCCAATGAGGCAAAGGAACAAGCATCCAGAGCTGAGCGAGATGGTAAGCTTCAGGCGGCAGGTGAGCTCGAGGAAGTTGTTAGTATTGTGACTTCTGCCTCAGAACAACTTGCAGCGCAAATTGACGAATCAAGCCGAAGCACTGAAGTTCAGTATTCCCAGATCAGCGAAACCGCCACTGCAATGGAAGAAATGAATGCAACGGTTCTTGAAGTAGCTGAAAATGCTTCCAACTCGGCTGAAACAGCCAATCTTACTAAAGACAAAGCTCAGGCTGGTTCAAAGGTCGTGGCTCATGTTCTCACCAGCATGGAAGACCTTCAGGGCCTCGCTCTACAGCTTAAAGAAGATGTAGCAACTCTTGGGAAGGATGCACAGGGAATCGGTCAGGTAATGGAAGTTATCTCCGATATTGCTGATCAAACAAATCTTCTCGCTCTCAATGCAGCAATTGAAGCCGCTAGAGCTGGCGAGGCTGGAAGAGGTTTTGCGGTTGTTGCGGATGAAGTTCGCAAGCTTGCCGAAAAGACAATGACAGCCACACAGGAAGTTGGAAATGCAATCAGCGATATCCAGAAAGGAACACGTACTAATATAGACCATGTCGAAAACGCCGTGGAAAAAATAGATGAAACAGCGAAACTGTCTGCAGAGTCAGGAGAAGCGTTGGATGCAATTGTAAACTTTGTTGACGAAACATCGACGCAGGTACACAGCATCGCGACCGCCTCTGAAGAACAGTCTGCGGCAAGTGAAGAAATAAACAGAGCTTTGACTCAGATAGCTGAGATCTCTTCTGAGACCAAAGTGGCGATGGGAGAGTCTGCTCAAGCCGTTGAAGAGATGTCCAGACAGTCTCAAATTCTGCAAAATCTCATAACTCAGATGAAGAGCTAA